The following is a genomic window from Streptomyces lincolnensis.
GGACGGCGTGGAGACCACCCGCCGCATCTGCTCGGAGCCCGACCCGCCGAAGGTGCTGATCCTGACCACCTTCGACCTCGACGAGTACGCCTTCTCCGGGCTGAAGGCGGGCGCCTCCGGCTTCATGCTCAAGGACGTGCCGCCGGGCGAGCTCCTGGCCGCCATCCGTGCCGTGCACAGCGGTGACGCGGTGGTGGCGCCCTCCACGACCCGGCGGCTCCTGGACCGGTTCGCGCCGATGCTGCCGACCACCGGAAAGGAGCCCCAGCGCAAGGAACTGGAGCGGCTGACCGACCGGGAGCGCGAGGTCATGATGCTCGTCGCGCAGGGGCTGTCCAACGGCGAGATCGCGGCCCGGCTGGTGCTCTCCGAGGCGACGGTGAAGACCCATGTGGGCCGCATCCTGACCAAGCTGGGGCTCAGGGACCGGGTGCAGGTGGTCGTCCTGGCGTACGAGACGGGGCTGGTGCGCGCGGGCGGGCACGGCTGAGGGGGCACGGCTGGGGGCAGGTGGCCCTCGCGCAACCCGCTCCCACTAGGGTCTGCGCATGCTCCTGTGGATCAACGGCCCTTTCGGGGGCGGCAAGACACAGACGGCCTACGAGATCCAGCGTCGCCTGCCCGGCAGCGTGGTCTGCGATCCCGAGCACGCCGGCTTCGGCCTGCGCCGCATGATGCCTCCCGAGCTGCGCGGGAACTTCCAGGACCTCCGGTCCTGGCGGCAGGGCGTGGTCGAGGTCCTGGAC
Proteins encoded in this region:
- a CDS encoding response regulator transcription factor, producing MTIRVMLVDDQVLLRTGFRMVLAAQPDMEVVAEAGDGVEALQVLRATSVDVVLMDVRMPKLDGVETTRRICSEPDPPKVLILTTFDLDEYAFSGLKAGASGFMLKDVPPGELLAAIRAVHSGDAVVAPSTTRRLLDRFAPMLPTTGKEPQRKELERLTDREREVMMLVAQGLSNGEIAARLVLSEATVKTHVGRILTKLGLRDRVQVVVLAYETGLVRAGGHG